In Rhineura floridana isolate rRhiFlo1 chromosome 1, rRhiFlo1.hap2, whole genome shotgun sequence, the following proteins share a genomic window:
- the ZBTB14 gene encoding zinc finger and BTB domain-containing protein 14, with product MEFFISMSETIKYNDDDHKTVFLKTLNEQRLEGEFCDIAIVVEDVKFRAHRCVLAACSTYFKKLFKKLEVDSSSVIEIDFLRSDIFEEVLNYMYTAKISVKKEDVNLMMSSGQILGIRFLDKLCSQKRDVSSPEDNSQSKNKYCLKINRSIGESNDNQDDEVEEIGDHDDSPSDMTMEGTPPSQEDGKSPTATLRVQEAILKELGSEEVRKVNCYGQEVESIDTAETKELGSQTPQALAFNDGISEVKDEQTPAWTTAAGDMKFEYLLYGHREQIACQACGKTFSDEARLRKHEKLHTADRPFVCEMCTKGFTTQAHLKEHLKIHTGYKPYSCEVCGKSFIRAPDLKKHERVHSNERPFACHMCDKAFKHKSHLKDHERRHRGEKPFVCGSCTKAFAKASDLKRHENNMHSERKQVTTTSALQSETEQLQAAAMAAEAEQQLETIACS from the exons ATG GAGTTTTTCATCAGTATGTCTGAAACCATTAAATATAATGACGACGATCACAAAACTGTATTTCTGAAAACATTAAATGAGCAACGGTTGGAAGGAGAATTTTGTGATATAGCTATTGTTGTTGAAGACGTGAAATTCAGGGCCCACAGGTGTGTGCTTGCTGCTTGTAGTACCtactttaaaaaacttttcaaaaAACTGGAAGTTGACAGCTCATCAGTAATAGAGATAGATTTCCTTCGGTCTGATATATTTGAGGAAGTGCTAAATTATATGTACACAGCCAAGATTTCAGTTAAGAAAGAAGACGTAAATTTAATGATGTCTTCTGGTCAGATTCTTGGTATAAGATTTTTGGACAAACTCTGTTCTCAAAAACGTGATGTTTCTAGTCCAGAAGATAATTCACAATCAAAAAATAAGTACTGTCTTAAAATAAATCGATCAATTGGTGAATCTAATGATAATCAAGATGATGAGGTTGAAGAAATTGGAGATCATGATGATAGTCCATCAGATATGACAATGGAAGGAACTCCTCCTAGTCAAGAAGATGGCAAATCACCAACTGCTACTTTAAGAGTTCAGGAAGCAATTCTGAAAGAATTAGGGAGTGAAGAGGTTCGAAAAGTGAACTGCTATGGTCAAGAAGTAGAGTCCATAGACACTGCTGAAACAAAAGAATTAGGATCACAAACCCCTCAAGCTCTAGCATTTAATGATGGCATAAGTGAAGTCAAGGATGAACAGACACCAGCATGGACCACAGCAGCTGGTGACATGAAATTTGAATATTTGCTTTATGGTCACAGAGAGCAGATTGCATGTCAAGCATGTGGTAAAACATTTTCAGATGAAGCACGATTGAGAAAACATGAAAAACTTCATACCGCAGATAGACCCTTTGTTTGTGAAATGTGCACTAAAGGCTTTACCACTCAAGCCCACTTGAAAGAGCATCTAAAGATCCACACAGGCTATAAGCCATATAGCTGTGAAGTATGTGGAAAGTCTTTTATTCGTGCTCCAGATCTAAAGAAGCATGAGAGAGTTCACAGTAATGAAAGGCCATTTGCCTGCCACATGTGTGACAAAGCTTTCAAACACAAGTCCCACCTGAAAGATCATGAAAGAAGACACAGAGGGGAAAAGCCTTTTGTCTGCGGCTCTTGTACTAAAGCATTTGCCAAAGCTTCTGATTTAAAGAGACATGAGAACAATATGCACAGTGAAAGGAAACAAGTAACCACAACCAGTGCTCTCCAAAGTGAAACAGAACAGTtgcaggcagcagcaatggcTGCTGAAGCAGAACAGCAGCTTGAAACTATAGCTTGTAGTTAA